From a single Nostoc edaphicum CCNP1411 genomic region:
- the rplS gene encoding 50S ribosomal protein L19 produces the protein MNAQEIIRSIEAEQIKSNLPDIYVGDTVKVGVKIKEGEKYRVQPYEGVVIAKRNGGINETITVRKVFQGVGVERVFLLHSPRIDSIKVLRRGKVRRAKLYYLRDRVGKATRIKQRFDRPL, from the coding sequence ATGAATGCTCAAGAGATTATCCGCTCCATTGAAGCGGAACAGATAAAATCGAATCTGCCCGACATTTACGTGGGCGACACTGTAAAAGTGGGAGTGAAAATCAAGGAAGGCGAAAAATATCGCGTACAACCCTACGAGGGAGTAGTAATTGCCAAGCGTAATGGTGGCATCAACGAAACGATTACAGTCCGTAAGGTTTTTCAAGGCGTGGGCGTTGAGCGGGTATTTTTGCTGCATTCTCCCCGCATTGACAGCATTAAAGTATTACGTCGCGGTAAGGTACGCCGTGCTAAACTTTATTATCTCCGCGATCGCGTAGGTAAGGCAACCCGAATCAAGCAACGGTTTGACCGCCCTTTGTGA
- the secE gene encoding preprotein translocase subunit SecE — protein MAKKNEAELPETTNGFSFGNFIQGTKEELEKVVWPSRKQIVSESAAVLLMVALSASLIYLVDGLFAWAAKQVF, from the coding sequence GTGGCCAAAAAAAATGAAGCAGAATTGCCAGAAACCACAAATGGGTTTAGCTTTGGCAACTTCATACAGGGAACCAAAGAAGAACTTGAAAAAGTAGTTTGGCCCAGTCGGAAACAGATAGTGAGCGAGTCCGCCGCTGTGTTGTTGATGGTGGCACTCTCCGCATCTTTGATATACTTGGTCGATGGATTGTTTGCTTGGGCAGCCAAACAGGTATTCTGA
- the nusG gene encoding transcription termination/antitermination protein NusG has translation MTFATDEPRNSTFQSEDTAEAAETASKEARWYAVQVASGCEKRVKTNLEQRIQTFDVADKIIQVEIPQTPAVKIRKDGSRQHTEEKVFPGYVLVRMMMDDDTWQVVRNTSHVINFVGSEQKRGSSKGRGHVHPIPLSSSEVERIFKQTSEQEAVVKIDMATGDKIMVLSGPFKDFEGEVIEVSPERSKLKALLSIFGRDTPVELEFNQVEKQS, from the coding sequence ATGACTTTTGCAACAGACGAACCTCGCAACTCAACCTTCCAGTCTGAGGACACAGCAGAAGCAGCAGAAACAGCGTCAAAAGAAGCACGCTGGTATGCAGTGCAAGTTGCCTCAGGTTGTGAAAAACGTGTAAAGACGAACTTAGAACAACGCATTCAAACTTTTGATGTAGCTGACAAAATTATCCAAGTAGAAATTCCGCAGACGCCAGCGGTGAAAATCCGCAAAGACGGCAGTCGCCAGCATACAGAGGAAAAAGTTTTCCCTGGCTATGTGTTGGTGCGGATGATGATGGATGATGATACCTGGCAGGTGGTACGAAACACCTCCCATGTAATTAATTTTGTCGGTTCAGAACAAAAACGTGGTAGTAGTAAGGGTCGCGGTCACGTGCATCCCATACCACTGAGTTCTTCAGAAGTAGAACGTATATTCAAACAAACCAGCGAACAAGAAGCTGTTGTCAAAATTGACATGGCTACTGGTGATAAGATAATGGTGCTTTCTGGTCCATTTAAAGACTTTGAAGGCGAGGTGATTGAAGTCTCTCCAGAGCGGAGTAAGCTTAAAGCCTTGCTCTCAATTTTTGGTAGAGATACACCAGTTGAATTGGAATTTAATCAGGTAGAGAAACAGAGCTAA
- the rplK gene encoding 50S ribosomal protein L11 produces MAKKVVAVIKLALNAGKANPAPPVGPALGQHGVNIMMFCKEYNAKTADQAGMVIPVEISVFEDRSFTFVLKTPPASVLIRKAAKVEKGSNEPNKKKVGSISKAQLQEIAQTKLPDLNANDIDAAMKIVAGTAKNMGITVTD; encoded by the coding sequence ATGGCGAAGAAAGTAGTGGCGGTCATTAAACTGGCCTTGAATGCTGGAAAAGCCAACCCAGCACCGCCAGTGGGGCCCGCCTTGGGTCAACATGGTGTCAACATCATGATGTTTTGTAAAGAGTACAACGCCAAAACAGCAGACCAAGCTGGAATGGTAATACCTGTAGAAATTTCGGTTTTTGAAGACCGGAGTTTTACATTCGTACTCAAAACGCCACCCGCATCAGTACTGATTCGGAAGGCGGCGAAAGTAGAAAAAGGCTCGAATGAACCCAACAAAAAGAAGGTTGGGTCAATTAGCAAAGCACAATTGCAAGAAATAGCCCAAACCAAACTTCCCGACCTCAATGCCAACGACATCGACGCGGCAATGAAGATTGTGGCAGGAACGGCTAAAAATATGGGTATAACAGTCACGGATTAG
- the rplA gene encoding 50S ribosomal protein L1: MPKISRRLQGLQAKVEEKDYHPLEALALLKDTATAKFTEAAEAHIRLGIDPKYTDQQLRTTVALPKGTGQIVRVAVIARGEKVNEASNAGADLVGSEELIDEIQKGRMDFDKLIATPDVMPQVAKLGKLLGPRGLMPSPKGGTVTFDLAGAIAEFKAGKLEFRADRTGIVHVMFGKTTFSPEDLLVNLKALQETIDRNRPSGAKGRYWRTFYVSATMGPSIKVDISALRDLKLSGAS, from the coding sequence ATGCCAAAAATATCGCGTCGTTTGCAGGGATTGCAAGCAAAAGTAGAAGAGAAGGACTATCATCCTTTAGAGGCTTTAGCCCTTCTTAAAGACACAGCAACAGCTAAATTTACCGAAGCTGCTGAAGCTCATATCCGGCTGGGAATTGACCCCAAGTATACAGACCAACAGTTGCGGACAACGGTAGCACTGCCCAAAGGTACAGGACAAATCGTCCGAGTGGCGGTGATAGCCAGAGGCGAAAAGGTAAATGAAGCAAGCAACGCTGGTGCTGATTTAGTGGGATCAGAAGAACTGATTGACGAAATCCAGAAAGGTAGAATGGATTTTGACAAGCTGATTGCCACACCCGATGTGATGCCACAGGTAGCGAAACTGGGTAAATTGCTTGGGCCGCGTGGTTTGATGCCATCGCCCAAGGGTGGAACCGTGACATTTGATTTAGCAGGTGCGATCGCAGAATTCAAAGCTGGTAAATTAGAATTCCGAGCTGATCGAACTGGTATTGTCCATGTTATGTTTGGTAAGACAACTTTCTCGCCTGAAGATTTGTTAGTCAACCTGAAGGCATTGCAGGAGACGATTGACCGTAACCGTCCTTCAGGAGCTAAAGGTCGTTATTGGCGCACATTTTATGTGTCAGCCACAATGGGGCCATCAATTAAAGTTGATATCAGCGCCCTACGAGATTTGAAACTGAGCGGAGCAAGTTAA
- the rplJ gene encoding 50S ribosomal protein L10 — protein MGRTLENKKEIVADLKETLSESTLALVIEYQGLTVAEITDLRRRLRPSGAVCKVTKNTLMGIAIEGEEKWQPLSELLKGSSAFLLVKEDFSSAIKAYQDFQKATKKTELRGGVMEGRLLKEPDVKALGDLPSKEQLIAQIAGAINALATKIAVGINEVPGSLARALQAVADQEQSGGSTETAAVQDSSTETATEADSSTETAAE, from the coding sequence ATGGGTAGAACACTAGAAAATAAAAAAGAGATAGTAGCTGACCTCAAAGAAACTTTGAGTGAGTCAACTCTGGCACTGGTAATAGAGTATCAAGGATTAACAGTTGCTGAGATTACCGATTTACGGCGGCGGCTACGTCCGAGTGGTGCTGTCTGCAAAGTAACTAAAAATACTTTGATGGGCATTGCTATTGAAGGTGAAGAAAAATGGCAGCCATTGTCAGAACTACTCAAAGGTTCTTCAGCCTTTTTGCTGGTCAAAGAAGATTTTTCATCTGCAATTAAGGCTTACCAAGACTTCCAAAAAGCCACCAAGAAGACAGAACTTCGTGGCGGTGTTATGGAAGGTCGCCTACTCAAAGAACCAGATGTCAAAGCTCTGGGAGACTTGCCATCTAAGGAACAACTCATTGCACAAATTGCTGGGGCTATCAACGCTTTGGCTACCAAGATTGCTGTGGGTATCAACGAAGTTCCTGGTTCACTGGCTCGTGCTTTGCAAGCTGTGGCTGACCAAGAGCAAAGTGGTGGTAGCACCGAAACTGCTGCTGTACAAGATAGCAGCACCGAAACCGCGACTGAAGCTGATAGTAGCACTGAAACTGCTGCTGAATAG
- the rplL gene encoding 50S ribosomal protein L7/L12, whose product MSAATDQILEQLKTLSLLEASELVKQIEEAFGVSAAAPVGGMMMMPGAGGAAPAEEAVEQTEFEVILESVPADKKIAVLKIVRELTGLGLKEAKDMVEAAPKAVKEGIAKDAAEDAKKRIEEAGGKVTIK is encoded by the coding sequence ATGTCTGCTGCAACCGATCAAATTTTAGAACAACTAAAAACCCTTTCTTTGCTGGAAGCTTCTGAATTAGTTAAGCAAATTGAAGAAGCTTTTGGCGTGAGTGCTGCTGCACCCGTTGGTGGCATGATGATGATGCCTGGTGCTGGTGGTGCTGCTCCTGCTGAAGAAGCTGTTGAGCAAACTGAGTTTGAAGTGATTCTCGAATCAGTCCCAGCTGATAAGAAAATTGCCGTGCTGAAGATTGTCCGCGAATTGACCGGTTTGGGTCTGAAAGAAGCGAAAGACATGGTAGAAGCTGCACCCAAGGCAGTTAAAGAAGGTATTGCTAAGGATGCCGCTGAAGATGCGAAGAAGCGGATCGAAGAAGCTGGCGGTAAGGTGACTATCAAGTAG
- a CDS encoding SDR family oxidoreductase, which translates to MSEIQNKVVIITGASSGLGEATAKRLAASGAKLMLAARREDRLKELVAAIAKSGGTATYRVTDVIDRAQVETLAKETLSTYGRIDVLINNAGLMPLSPLDQVKVEEWDRMIDVNIKGVLYGIAAVLPIMRQQKSGHIINLSSVAGHKVFPGAAVYCATKYAVRAISEGLRLESNGEIRSTNISPGAVDTELTTTITDQDTAAGINQLYAIAIDADAVARAIAYAIEQPSDVDVNEIIIRPTRQEL; encoded by the coding sequence ATGTCTGAGATTCAAAACAAAGTGGTAATCATCACCGGAGCCAGCAGTGGTTTAGGTGAGGCTACTGCGAAGCGACTCGCAGCTAGTGGAGCCAAGCTGATGCTGGCCGCCCGCCGAGAAGATCGGCTCAAAGAATTAGTTGCAGCGATCGCTAAATCAGGAGGGACTGCAACCTACCGAGTGACGGATGTGATAGATCGCGCACAGGTAGAAACTTTGGCGAAGGAAACTTTGAGTACTTATGGCCGTATCGACGTGCTGATCAATAATGCTGGGTTGATGCCGCTTTCTCCCCTCGACCAAGTAAAAGTAGAGGAGTGGGATCGGATGATTGATGTCAACATCAAGGGCGTTCTCTATGGGATTGCTGCCGTGTTGCCGATTATGCGTCAGCAAAAGTCTGGTCATATCATTAACCTATCGTCAGTGGCTGGACATAAGGTGTTTCCGGGAGCAGCAGTCTATTGTGCTACTAAATACGCAGTGCGAGCAATCTCTGAAGGACTGCGGCTAGAGTCAAACGGTGAAATCCGTTCGACCAATATCTCACCAGGAGCCGTTGATACTGAACTGACTACCACGATTACCGATCAAGACACAGCAGCGGGAATTAATCAACTTTATGCGATCGCCATTGATGCAGATGCTGTTGCTCGTGCGATCGCCTATGCTATTGAGCAGCCCAGTGATGTTGATGTGAATGAAATCATCATCCGTCCAACACGTCAAGAACTTTAG
- a CDS encoding peptidoglycan-binding domain-containing protein → MEYIAYSSMFVAYEEANSQAKSIDYEFPKFDLDWNKSLKSSVWLSLAGFIVFFTAITQVSAALGAYVRTNGTCLNVRVSPYTSSSVVDCIPNGTRITSTGRANGFVRLSRNRYVAARWVGDTYNSRPNNPTSAGVGGRITLRYGSRGSAVSQVQRRLGINPTGYYGNTTVGLVRQFQANNGLRVDGIVGPQTRSALLGSYSTVDEGYL, encoded by the coding sequence ATGGAATATATTGCTTATTCATCTATGTTCGTGGCCTACGAAGAGGCAAACAGTCAGGCTAAATCTATCGACTATGAATTTCCCAAGTTTGACTTAGATTGGAATAAATCTCTGAAATCTTCCGTTTGGTTATCGTTAGCTGGTTTTATAGTATTTTTTACAGCTATTACCCAAGTGTCAGCAGCATTAGGCGCTTATGTCAGAACTAACGGCACTTGTCTGAACGTGCGTGTAAGCCCCTACACTAGTTCTTCAGTTGTAGACTGTATTCCCAACGGTACTAGAATTACCAGCACTGGTAGAGCTAATGGTTTTGTTCGCCTGTCCAGAAATAGATATGTAGCTGCAAGATGGGTAGGTGATACGTATAACTCTCGTCCAAACAACCCAACGTCTGCTGGAGTAGGTGGACGCATCACACTCCGTTATGGTTCTAGAGGTTCTGCTGTATCACAAGTACAAAGACGTTTAGGGATTAATCCTACAGGTTATTACGGAAATACGACTGTTGGGCTAGTCCGGCAGTTTCAAGCCAACAATGGTTTGCGTGTCGATGGTATAGTCGGCCCCCAAACTCGCAGTGCTTTATTGGGATCGTATAGCACTGTAGATGAAGGATACTTATAA